One stretch of Acropora muricata isolate sample 2 chromosome 12, ASM3666990v1, whole genome shotgun sequence DNA includes these proteins:
- the LOC136893840 gene encoding uncharacterized protein yields MQFTHSWEFVHVSSSPHHHKSNGKVEAAVKVAKSLFKKALKDNRDPWLALLDQRNTPTESLGSSPVQRLMSRRTRLLLPTATNLLYPKVPENVDQVLRLKRQKAKFYHDRSSRVLLEIEIGQDVRVAPLQKNDVWKSGTCVEKLSDRSYVVQYDADNHFVRQNRAFLKPAEKPAPLTPSSKPVVVSESQPSDHSSSPATVPDNKTISPMVKRTRTRIIKPPARLSDYTT; encoded by the coding sequence ATGCAGTTCACACACAGTTGGGAGTTTGTCCATGTCTCCTCCTCCCCTCATCACCACAAGTCGAACGGAAAAGTAGAAGCCGCAGTAAAAGTTGCTAAGTCTTTGTTTAAAAAAGCCCTGAAGGACAACAGAGACCCCTGGTTAGCCTTGCTTGATCAAAGGAATACCCCTACAGAGTCGCTGGGCTCCAGTCCGGTACAGAGATTGATGTCCCGCCGCACAAGACTTCTTCTCCCAACGGCCACAAATCTCCTATATCCGAAAGTGCCAGAAAATGTGGATCAGGTACTCAGGCTAAAAAGACAGAAAGCCAAGTTCTATCATGATCGTTCATCCCGTGTCCTACTCGAAATTGAAATAGGACAGGACGTAAGGGTTGCACCTTTACAGAAGAATGATGTATGGAAGAGTGGTACCTGTGTGGAGAAACTCTCCGACAGATCCTATGTAGTGCAGTATGATGCCGACAACCATTTTGTTCGTCAAAACCGAGCTTTCCTAAAGCCCGCTGAGAAGCCAGCACCGCTCACACCCTCTTCTAAGCCAGTTGTTGTCAGTGAAAGTCAGCCATCTGATCATAGCTCAAGTCCAGCCACGGTCCCTGACAACAAGACCATATCACCCATGGTCAAGAGAACAAGGACCAGAATAATCAAGCCTCCTGCTAGGCTAAGTGACTACACTACTTAG
- the LOC136892919 gene encoding A-kinase anchor protein 17A-like, with protein MDPNVQAEIERQQSQLLEKLSTIFDNKIDSMKRQLEDVSNKAHESQMSELKRMRFAEPRSFKKKGHEKQYKHNEKVKTAVTEAKEAILARKQDACIAKLDEGIELIEGRQKLILMADRSDFSWKTVREYLDNELAENDEDAKKMKKAEKEAQRKITEARASKMAKNKMAALHLVDFQGRLAEVVHFLLSTLLPEPATTTHLQRLV; from the coding sequence ATGGATCCTAACGTTCAAGCGGAGATAGAACGACAACAGTCTCAGCTGCTAGAAAAGCTGTCCACCATCTTCGACAACAAGATAGACAGTATGAAACGGCAGTTGGAAGACGTATCGAACAAAGCACATGAGTCGCAAATGAGCGAACTAAAGCGGATGCGGTTTGCTGAACCACGGTCTTTCAAGAAAAAAGGCCACGAGAAGCAATACAAACACAACGAGAAAGTGAAAACTGCTGTGACAGAAGCCAAAGAAGCCATTCTAGCACGAAAACAAGACGCCTGCATAGCTAAGCTAGATGAAGGTATTGAATTAATCGAGGGACGACAGAAACTTATTCTTATGGCAGACCGATCAGATTTCAGTTGGAAGACGGTCAGAGAGTACTTAGATAACGAATTAGCGGAGAACGATGAAGATGCTAAGAAGATGAAGAAAGCAGAGAAAGAAGCGCAACGGAAGATAACTGAAGCACGGGCGAGCAAGATGGCGAAGAACAAGATGGCCGCGCTTCATTTAGTAGACTTCCAAGGCCGGTTAGCAGAAGTAGTTCATTTCCTACTCAGTACGCTTCTCCCGGAACCAGCAACCACCACACATCTGCAACGGTTGGTGTAA
- the LOC136893841 gene encoding uncharacterized protein gives MFLDDGFGGNSSLESASADAQAVETCLCTLGFTLSSSKWNWQPALVQTWLGYVFNMSENRLHVTQSRVTKLKESLSTILTNPDRVTAKGLAQVTGRIISMAEAIGSSVYLHTRHIYYAIESRTSWNSIIFCSPKLMEELNFWDANLDVLNGKKLFDQPQSFDAIVYSDASAQGYGGYVISDKDKLICQGQWASDEKAESSTWRELKAVHNMLLSVGSTLQGHKLQWHTDNQNITRIIHRGSMKTNLQEIVEDVVHLCAKYHIVITPVWIPRDENRLADYLSKLTDVDDWGIQPHIFQWVTTLWGPFTIDRFASWYNTKCNRFNSRFWNPGCEGIDAFSLNWQGENNWVVPPPSQIVRAWKHFQICQTRGVLIIPLWKGAVFWPCVCPDGIHLAKCVTDWVALPEFNSPATVKGRTYNSMFYGQPLSFKLIAVYVNWQNFHERRSDRGFCLSGKGLCDYCLKS, from the coding sequence ATGTTTTTGGATGATGGCTTTGGTGGCAACTCTTCATTAGAGTCTGCATCTGCGGATGCTCAGGCAGTGGAGACTTGCCTTTGTACTTTGGGTTTCACTCTGAGCAGTAGTAAGTGGAACTGGCAGCCAGCGTTAGTTCAGACCTGGCTCGGTTATGTCTTTAATATGTCAGAGAACCGGTTGCATGTCACTCAATCCAGGGTCACTAAACTAAAAGAATCTCTTTCAACTATTTTGACCAACCCAGATAGGGTTACGGCTAAAGGTCTAGCCCAAGTCACTGGTCGTATTATCTCCATGGCAGAAGCCATTGGCTCAAGTGTCTATTTACATACTAGACACATATATTATGCAATAGAAAGTAGAACatcctggaattcaattatCTTCTGTTCTCCAAAATTGATGGAAGAGCTTAATTTTTGGGACGCAAATTTAGATGTTCTGAATGGCAAGAAGCTTTTTGATCAGCCCCAAAGTTTCGATGCCATAGTATATTCAGATGCTTCAGCGCAGGGCTATGGTGGATACGTAATTTCAGATAAAGATAAGTTAATTTGCCAGGGGCAATGGGCAAGTGACGAAAAAGCGGAGAGCTCAACTTGGCGAGAGCTCAAGGCAGTACACAACATGTTACTGTCTGTGGGCAGCACTTTGCAGGGACACAAACTACAGTGGCATACAGATAACCAGAACATCACACGAATAATCCATAGGGGAAGTATGAAAACCAATTTACAAGAAATTGTCGAGGACGTTGTCCATTTGTGCGCAAAGTATCATATTGTAATCACTCCGGTTTGGATTCCCCGAGACGAGAACCGGCTTGCTGACTATCTCAGTAAATTAACAGATGTGGATGACTGGGGAATTCAACCTCATATCTTTCAATGGGTAACAACCCTTTGGGGTCCTTTCACCATTGACCGATTTGCTTCCTGGTACAACACCAAGTGCAATCGCTTCAATTCCCGTTTCTGGAATCCGGGTTGCGAGGGTATTGACGCATTCTCTCTAAACTGGCAAGGGGAAAACAATTGGGTGGTGCCCCCACCAAGCCAAATTGTCAGGGCTTGGAAGCATTTTCAGATTTGTCAGACACGAGGGGTATTGATCATTCCTCTTTGGAAAGGGGCAGTGTTTTGGCCTTGTGTGTGCCCTGACGGCATTCATTTGGCCAAATGTGTAACGGATTGGGTTGCTCTTCCAGAATTTAATTCGCCAGCGACGGTAAAAGGCAGGACATACAATTCCATGTTTTATGGTCAACCACTCAGTTTCAAGCTCATAGCAGTTTATGTTAATTGGCAGAATTTTCATGAGCGAAGAAGTGATCGAGGGTTTTGCTTGTCAGGCAAAGGTCTCTGTGATTACTGTTTGAAGTCCTAA
- the LOC136893842 gene encoding integrase/recombinase xerD homolog: MTNPFVKTVVEGAKRANAKPVVKKTPISKDVLKACCEKYATCNELPIRRNISVALLLFAGFFRFSELAGLTLKDITISDSHLNIQVTRSKTDQYRKGDEVVIIRSGKVTCPVVNLERYMLLANINTSKASSDYLFKLLVKVRSGFKLIEKVKPLSYTRARESVVGLLKEFVPDTARYCNSLHSFRAGGATAAANAQVPDRCWKHHGRWRSDSAKDGYVEDSIDNRLLVSQSLGI; the protein is encoded by the coding sequence ATGACCAACCCATTTGTCAAAACTGTCGTCGAAGGGGCAAAACGTGCAAATGCTAAGCCAGTTGTAAAGAAAACGCCCATTTCTAAAGACGTCCTCAAAGCATGTTGTGAGAAATATGCAACTTGTAACGAATTACCAATACGGAGAAATATTTCCGTTGCATTGTTGTTATTCGCGGGGTTTTTTCGGTTCAGCGAGCTTGCAGGTCTCACTCTTAAGGATATAACTATTTCTGACTCTCACTTAAATATCCAAGTTACTAGAAGCAAGACAGACCAGTACAGGAAGGGTGACGAAGTTGTGATTATTCGGTCGGGCAAAGTGACTTGTCCAGTTGTAAACTTAGAAAGGTACATGTTGTTAGCAAATATCAATACTTCTAAAGCCAGTTCAGATTATCTGTTTAAACTATTAGTTAAAGTAAGGTCTGGTTTCAAACTTATTGAGAAAGTCAAGCCATTGAGCTACACTAGAGCAAGGGAGTCCGTTGTAGGGCTGCTTAAGGAGTTCGTCCCAGATACTGCCAGATACTGCAATAGTTTGCATTCTTTTAGGGCAGGGGGTGCAACGGCAGCAGCCAACGCCCAGGTTCCTGATCGTTGTTGGAAGCACCACGGTAGATGGCGGTCAGATTCGGCAAAGGATGGCTATGTTGAAGACTCTATCGATAATCGCTTACTTGTTTCTCAATCCCTAGGAATTTGA